The Chryseobacterium sp. G0186 genome includes the window ACGTCATCCGAAAAAACTATTTCCAGAAGAAGTTTAAAAAGGTATTCTTATCAGGTAGCAGCGGCCATCATTCTGCTTTTATCTTTGGGAGGACTATTTACTTATCATACATTCATTAAACCGGATATTTATCTTGCTGAGTCAGGGAATCGTATTGTTCACCTGGAAGACGGATCTGTCGTCACCTTATTACCGGGTGCAGAACTTACCGTTTCAAAATCATTTCCGGCCTCTACCAGAATGGTTAATTTAAAAGGAGACGCTATTTTTTCTGTAGCAAAATCAAAAACGCATCCTTTTATTGTATATGCAGACGGCTTCAGCACCAAAGTGTTGGGAACGGTATTTAAAATCTCTCAATCCGGGAAGAGAAAAGCAGTAGACCTTTATGAAGGTAAGGTAGCTGTATCTTCTACCGGAGGACCCGTTTCATTCCTTAAGCCCAATCAGAAATGGACCAACTTTGGAGTGGCTCATACCACAGCTGTTATTTCATTTGCTCCGGACAAAGCTTCCGGAAAGCAGACTTCTGAATTATTGTCTTTAAGTTTTAATGATGTCCCTTTAAAAGAAGTGATCTCTGTTTTGGAGAGCAATTACAGTACAAAAATCCATTATCCTAAAGAAATTGAAAATAAAAAGATCACTGCCGATTTTACAGGAGGTACAGTCGGGGAGAATATTGAATCACTGGCTTTTGTACTGGGTTTTGAGGCTCAGAAAAAAGAGAATACATACATCCTGAAAAAGTAAAATCATCAAAAAAAAATTAAATAATCAGATAACCTTTAATTAAAAAGAGAACACTAACGTATGAGAAGTTTGAAATGTGGTTTTACCATAGCAGCCTTATTTTTTACCGTTGCAGCAGAAGCACAGGAATTGGTTCAGAAAGTTTCATTTTCTGTTCCTGCAAGCAGACCGTTGATTGAAGTTTTGGAGGACTTTGCAGGAAAAACAGGAATGAGATTGGCCTATTCAAAAGTAGATATTAAAGAGCTCAAGGTAAAAGGCGTAAAATGTGAAAATTCTACAATCAATGGATGCCTGAAAGACATTACCAGTGGACTCCCTGTGGTATTCCGATTACATGGAGACCTTATTTCAATAAAATATGAGGGAGGAAATGTTTCTATACCGGGAAACGGACGTATCTCCGGGAAGATCGTTGATGAAGTGGGAAATCCTATTGCAGGTGCAGAAGTAAATATTGCCGGAAAAACTGTAGTAACGGATAATAACGGGGATTTTTCAGTAGATCTTCCATCAGGAATCTACAATTTAACCATAAAAGCAGCGAAGTACAATACCTTAAGAGTAGAAAAGTTATCAATCCTCAACAAGGAAACAAATGCAGTGTCTTTTGCCTTGAACAGGGCTTCTGATAAAATTACAGATATTAAGGAAGTTGTAGTGACAGCTACACGTAAGGCAGATACTCAGGCTGGGCTATTGGCTCAACAGAAAAAAGCAGCACAGATGAGTGACGGGATCTCCGCTGAACAGATTGCAAAAACACCGGATAATGATGTGGGCGGTACCTTGAAAAGAGTAACGGGAATTACAACCATCGATAATAAATACGTTGTTGTACGCTCTATGGGTGAACGTTGGAATACTGCTGCTATGGACGGGATCAACTTACCAAGTACTGAGGCTTATAATCAGAATTTTTCTTTTGATATTATCCCTACGGCAATGGTGGAAAGTGTCGTGGTAAGCAAGTCTGCAACGCCAGATATGAATGCCAATTTTGCAGGAGGTTATGTAGAAGTAAGAACTAAGGATATCCCTAATGAAAACTTTACTACGGTAAGTATGGGAACTTCTTATAATGAGCAGGCTGCTTTCAAAGAATTTCTGACCCGTAAGAGAGGAAAGTATGATTATTTCGGGTATGATGACGGAACAAGAGATTTTCCCAAGGGGCTTGAAACAATGAACTGGAACAATCCGATGTTTTTTGAACAGTCTAAACAGTTTACCAATGACAATTTTACAACCTACAGAACCAAAGGGGATATGGGGTCTAATCTGCAACTTGCCTTAGGAAGAACTTATGCGCTTAAAAACAATAGTAAATGGGGTTTTGCCGGTGCTTTTATCATCAGAAATGAACAGAATAAGCTGGATATAGATCATACAGGGCGAGGAAACTGGATGGATACTACAGGCGTTCCGGATGCCAATGGGAAAATACCTTTTTATAACTTTAAAAACTCAGGGGCATCCTATAATTATAATTCCACAGTAGCCGGAATGTTAAACTTTGGTTTACAGCTTAATAAAACCAGAATCTCTTTCCGTAACTCTTATACGCATATTTATGATAATACCCTGACAAGGATTACAGGCTGGAACGAATATTCAAGCGGAAGTGCTCTTCCTGCCAATGCAGAGTTGGCCTATAATTACTTTTATCACGGAGTTATTCCGAATAATGACCCGTCACAGATCAAATCCTTAGATACTCCTCTTACAGACAACGCCAATTACCCTGTTTACCAATCATTTTTACAAAATAAACTGGAGGGAAATCATAAAATAGGAAATATGGAGATCAGCTGGTTTGCAGCCAGAACAGGGGTTTCCTCAGATACCAAAGATTATACCCTGCATCAGTCTTTGTATCGTTTTATGGGAAATGAAATCCTAAACTATCATACCATTAATAATTCCTCAAGTGATTTTGCAAGAGGATATATTGAAAGTAAGGAAACAGACTACAATTACGGAGCTTCCTTTAAACTGAATCTTGACAGAGGGAATTTTAAAAATGATATAAAAGTAGGTTATGCCGGGGCCTCCAAGGCCAATACCAATCAGCAGCAAAAGTTTCTGTTGCGGGTAGATGAGAACAGAGAGGTTTCTAATCCTCGTATTTTAGATATGTATGGCCCTCTTTCGGAATGGTTCAATGGCTCACATTATGTACCCGGAGGAATTGGATGGCAGACCAGACCCCTGTATAAAAATGAAAAGTATGAGGGAGAAGTTGATCAACATGCTGCCTACGTGATGTTTGACAACCGTTGGAAAAATAAATTCCGACTGGTTTGGGGATTGAGAGCAGAGTATTTCAAATATGATCTTATTTCTCAGCAGCTGGACCCACAAGATTCAAGAAACTTTTCCAAATCAGGGATTGATGATCGACCATGGCAATGGATGCCCTCTGCCAATTTTACTTACAGCCCTACCAATAAAATGAATCTGAGACTTGCGTACAGTAAAACCGTGATTCGCCCTCAGTTTAATGAAAGAACGGGACTTCCTTATTTTGATCCGATAGCCAATGGGCAGATATTCAATACAGAAATGGTGTCTTCTATTGTCAATAACTACGATTTTAAATTTGAATGGTTTCCGGGATTAGGAGAAATATTTTCCGCAGGAATATATTATAAAGACATAGATCGTCCCATAGAACGTGAAGGGTACATTTCCAGTGAAGGGAATTTGTATCTGTACAATGGAAATTCAAAAAATGCAAAGTTGAAAGGATTTGAAGCAGAAGTGAGAAAAAACTTAGGATTTATTGCACCGGATTCCTTTCTGTCAAAGCTTTTCATAAGCGGAAATTTTACTTACAATGCAACTAAGGTCATTGCTTTTAAAGACAGGGAAAAAACAAGGAATGAAGATGAAACATATGAAGTAGCCAGACCACTATACGGGCAAACTCCTTATGCCTATAACTTAGGATTAATGTATGACGGAGAGAGGTTGGGAGCCAGTTTTCTGTACAATGCAAAAGGAGATCAGTATATGACGGTAGGATATGCCTACAATGGAGAAGAAATACAACGTCCATATGCTGTGGCAGATGCCCAGATTTCATACAAATTCTTAAAAAACAGAAATTTTGAAGTGAAGCTGAATGTCCGAAATCTATTCAACAGGGTAAAGGAATATTATAACAATTACAACTCCTACTTAAGTGCAAAAGATTCAGGAAGTACGGTGGGAACCTACAGAGAATCATTGGCATTATTACCCGGTGCTACTGATAAATATGATAAGGATATAG containing:
- a CDS encoding FecR family protein, which encodes MKHFNYKNIEAFVFRLWTREVSREKISEKEDELLRQWKISAEESLDAVHMKESRERVLSGLEPYFTSSEKTISRRSLKRYSYQVAAAIILLLSLGGLFTYHTFIKPDIYLAESGNRIVHLEDGSVVTLLPGAELTVSKSFPASTRMVNLKGDAIFSVAKSKTHPFIVYADGFSTKVLGTVFKISQSGKRKAVDLYEGKVAVSSTGGPVSFLKPNQKWTNFGVAHTTAVISFAPDKASGKQTSELLSLSFNDVPLKEVISVLESNYSTKIHYPKEIENKKITADFTGGTVGENIESLAFVLGFEAQKKENTYILKK
- a CDS encoding TonB-dependent receptor, whose product is MRSLKCGFTIAALFFTVAAEAQELVQKVSFSVPASRPLIEVLEDFAGKTGMRLAYSKVDIKELKVKGVKCENSTINGCLKDITSGLPVVFRLHGDLISIKYEGGNVSIPGNGRISGKIVDEVGNPIAGAEVNIAGKTVVTDNNGDFSVDLPSGIYNLTIKAAKYNTLRVEKLSILNKETNAVSFALNRASDKITDIKEVVVTATRKADTQAGLLAQQKKAAQMSDGISAEQIAKTPDNDVGGTLKRVTGITTIDNKYVVVRSMGERWNTAAMDGINLPSTEAYNQNFSFDIIPTAMVESVVVSKSATPDMNANFAGGYVEVRTKDIPNENFTTVSMGTSYNEQAAFKEFLTRKRGKYDYFGYDDGTRDFPKGLETMNWNNPMFFEQSKQFTNDNFTTYRTKGDMGSNLQLALGRTYALKNNSKWGFAGAFIIRNEQNKLDIDHTGRGNWMDTTGVPDANGKIPFYNFKNSGASYNYNSTVAGMLNFGLQLNKTRISFRNSYTHIYDNTLTRITGWNEYSSGSALPANAELAYNYFYHGVIPNNDPSQIKSLDTPLTDNANYPVYQSFLQNKLEGNHKIGNMEISWFAARTGVSSDTKDYTLHQSLYRFMGNEILNYHTINNSSSDFARGYIESKETDYNYGASFKLNLDRGNFKNDIKVGYAGASKANTNQQQKFLLRVDENREVSNPRILDMYGPLSEWFNGSHYVPGGIGWQTRPLYKNEKYEGEVDQHAAYVMFDNRWKNKFRLVWGLRAEYFKYDLISQQLDPQDSRNFSKSGIDDRPWQWMPSANFTYSPTNKMNLRLAYSKTVIRPQFNERTGLPYFDPIANGQIFNTEMVSSIVNNYDFKFEWFPGLGEIFSAGIYYKDIDRPIEREGYISSEGNLYLYNGNSKNAKLKGFEAEVRKNLGFIAPDSFLSKLFISGNFTYNATKVIAFKDREKTRNEDETYEVARPLYGQTPYAYNLGLMYDGERLGASFLYNAKGDQYMTVGYAYNGEEIQRPYAVADAQISYKFLKNRNFEVKLNVRNLFNRVKEYYNNYNSYLSAKDSGSTVGTYRESLALLPGATDKYDKDIDKILFRAYSGRIFGLSVGYTF